A region of Oncorhynchus masou masou isolate Uvic2021 chromosome 29, UVic_Omas_1.1, whole genome shotgun sequence DNA encodes the following proteins:
- the LOC135519739 gene encoding small membrane A-kinase anchor protein-like, which yields MGCVKSKKSDPIQYANSVKADGNPGKWQGENALLVHNETGSADDSARVDPILLEYAQRLSEEIVARAVQQWLEVDSRYIDIPYIECDVP from the coding sequence ATGGGATGCGTCAAATCCAAGAAGAGCGATCCGATCCAGTACGCCAACTCGGTGAAGGCGGACGGCAATCCTGGGAAGTGGCAGGGCGAGAACGCGCTGCTGGTCCACAATGAGACGGGGTCCGCGGACGACTCTGCCCGGGTGGACCCCATTCTGCTGGAGTATGCCCAGCGGCTGTCCGAGGAGATAGTGGCCCGGGCCGTGCAGCAGTGGTTGGAGGTGGACAGCCGCTACATTGACATCCCCTACATTGAGTGTGATGTgccatga
- the LOC135519738 gene encoding growth/differentiation factor 8-like: MNLMRVLIYLSFMVAFGPMGLGDQTAHHQSPATDDGEQCSTCEVRQQIKNMRLHAIKSQILSKLRLKHAPNISRDVVKQLLPKAPPLQKLLDQYDVLGDDNKDGLMEEDDEHAITETIMTMATEPESIVQVDGKPKCCFFSFNSKIQANRIVQAQLWVHLQPPDEVTTVFLQISRLIPVTDGGRNIQIRSLKIDVNAGVSSWQSIDVKQVLSVWLRQPDTNWGIEINALDSKGNDLAVTSAEAGEGLQPFMEVKISEGPKRSRRDSGLDCDENSPESRCCRYPLTVDFEDFGWDWIIAPKRYKANYCSGECEYMHLQKYPHTHLVNKANPRGTAGPCCTPTKMSPINMLYFNRKEQIIYGKIPSMVVDRCGCS; encoded by the exons ATGAATCTGATGCGGGTTCTAATTTATCTGAGTTTTATGGTTGCTTTCGGTCCAATGGGTCTTGGTGATCAAACGGCGCACCACCAATCCCCGGCCACGGATGACGGTGAGCAGTGCTCAACATGCGAGGTCCGACAGCAGATCAAAAACATGAGATTACACGCCATCAAGTCACAAATTCTTAGCAAACTGCGACTCAAGCACGCGCCCAATATTAGCCGAGATGTTGTCAAGCAGCTCTTGCCCAAGGCACCACCTTTGCAGAAACTTCTTGACCAGTATGATGTACTTGGAGATGACAATAAGGATGGACTTATGGAAGAAGATGATGAACATGCCATCACAGAAACAATCATGACAATGGCCACTGAAC CCGAATCCATCGTCCAAGTCGATGGGAAACCCAAGTGTTGCTTTTTCTCCTTCAATTCGAAGATTCAGGCGAACCGCATAGTTCAGGCACAGCTATGGGTGCACCTTCAGCCACCTGACGAAGTCACCACCGTGTTCCTGCAAATCTCCCGCCTGATCCCTGTCACGGACGGGGGCAGGAACATACAGATCCGGTCTCTAAAGATCGACGTGAATGCAGGAGTCAGCTCTTGGCAGAGTATCGACGTGAAACAAGTGTTGTCGGTGTGGCTGCGGCAACCGGACACGAATTGGGGGATCGAGATTAATGCGTTGGACTCAAAGGGAAATGATCTGGCCGTTACCTCAGCTGAAGCCGGAGAAGGACTG CAACCCTTCATGGAGGTGAAGATTTCGGAGGGCCCGAAGCGCTCCAGGAGAGATTCGGGCCTGGACTGTGATGAGAACTCCCCCGAGTCCCGCTGCTGCCGGTACCCCCTCACAGTGGACTTTGAAGACTTTGGCTGGGACTGGATTATTGCCCCCAAGCGCTACAAGGCCAACTACTGCTCTGGTGAGTGCGAGTACATGCACCTGCAGAAGTACCCCCACACCCACCTGGTGAACAAGGCTAACCCCCGGGGCACCGCAGGGCCCTGCTGCACCCCCACCAAGATGTCCCCCATCAACATGCTCTACTTCAACCGCAAAGAGCAGATCATCTACGGCAAGATCCCATCCATGGTGGTGGACCGCTGCGGCTGCTCGTGA